The genome window TGTACCAACGCTATCATAATCTAAATAATTAGCCATTTTCAAAGAATAATTGATAATTTTTTCAACTACTTTTTCTGGATCAAATTCATAATGATAATTTGGATTAAAAGCTGGAGCGACTTCAATACGTTTTTGTCGGTTAATGCTTTGAATAGTACAATTTCTTGTACCAAAATGCACTCTTTCTCCATGACGACTGCAAACAAGTTGTACTTCAATATGATTAAAAACAAAAAATCTCCTTTCTAACAACACTCCCTCATCCCCAAACTGACGTTTAGCATATCTTCTTATTCGCCGATATGCAGCTCTTAATTCTGCCAAATTTCTTACTTCTTCAATACCCATTCCACCACCACCATAAGAGGCTTTAACAAGAATAGCAGGATGTTTTATGCCTTCTTCCCATTGTTGATGAAAAAGTTCTAAACCAATGTTTTCAGCTTCAATTTCATTATATATAGGCTTATCTGAACCAGGAATAACAGGGATTCCCAATTTTTTAGCCAAATTTTTTGTATTGATTTTACTTCCTAATTCTTTAAGGATTTCCCAATGAGGACCAATAAAGATTAAGGGACGTTTTCGCTGTGTAACACGACGAGCAAACCTATAATTTTCTGCCAAAAATCCATATCCAGGATGAATAGCATCACATTTGCTATAATCGGCAATTTCTAAAAGCTCATTTGGGTCATTATAGCTAGCAATCCGATAGATTTGCCCTTTTTCTTTAGCTAATTTGACATGAAGAGAATCTTTGTCTTCTTCAGTATAAACAGCAACAAACTCTAATCCCAATGCCTGACAGGCTTTCATAATGCGAATAGCAATTTCTCCTCTATTAGCAACTAATACTCGCATCTAAATTAAGCATAAACATAGCTTGAGTAAAGAAAGGCGTCAAGATATTAAATTAAAGGAAAAAAATGACGATTTATTTCTTTTTTAATTGATAATTAACTGTTTCAATTTGAGGGGATAATGTTATAATTTCCCAAGCTTTTTTATTATTCCAAAGTTTTTGAGCCATTTTGTGATTTAAAGCGTGTCCTGTTTTATAGGCATCTATACGTGCAATAGGAAAATGTCCTAATAAAGCCAAATCACCTAATAAGTCAAGGATTTTGTGTCGGACAAATTCGTTTTTGTATCTCACACCTTCTTTGTTTATTACTTGAAAATCATCAATTACTACAGCATTGTCTAAAGAGCCACCTTTTGCTAATCCTTCTGCTTTTAACTTTTCCACATCTTTTAAAAAACCAAAGGTCCTAGCTCGACAAACTTCTCTTTCAAATCTTTTAGCAGAAAAATAAAAAGTATAGCTTTGTTTTCTTAAAAGTGGATGGTCAAAATCAATGGTAAAATGAATAATCAACCCACCTTCAGGTGAAGGCTTTAGTCTTATCCATTTTTCCCCTTCTTTTAGCCATATTGTTTTTTTCACCAATATTACTTTTTTAGGCACAAGCTGATATTTAAAACCAACCATCTTTATAAGATAAACAAAAGGACCAGCACTTCCATCCATAATAGGTACTTCAGGGGCATCTAATTCCACAATAGCATTGTCTATCCCCATGCCAAGAAAAGCTGCTAATAAATGCTCTACTGTACATACAGTAACATCATTCCCCCCAAGTGTGGTTGCTAATCGATCATTTACTACATTTAATATATGTGCTTTGATTTCTGGCTTTCCAGGAAGATCTATGCGTCTAAATATAATGCCTGTATCTGGAGGGGCAGGACGAATTTTTAAATTTACTCGTTGTCCTGTATGAAGACCTATTCCTGTACAACTAATTTCATCTTTAAGCGTTCTTTGAGCCCAAAACATTTTTTATTTACAATGCAAAACCTATGCCTTTATTTTTTATTACTAATTTCTTGCATTTTTTCTTTTCCAGTGTGTAAAAAAATACACAAATTTTTGCTTATGTGTGTTTTTTAAGACACAGTTACTAATTTTGAAATACTCTAGCAAAAATATTATTAACATGACGTAAATGCCTGTTTAAATCAAAGATTTCTTCAATTTCCTCTTGTGTAAGATAATTCATAATTTCTTTACTACTTAAAATGGCTTCTTTTAAATTTCCTTCTCCTCTCCATACCTGCATGGCACAATTTTGAACCATTTCATAAGCCTTTTGTCTTGATAGTCCTTTTTTTACCAAAGCAAGCAATATTCCTTGAGAAAATATGAGACCTCTAGTAATTTCAAGGTTTTGTTTCATTTTTTCAGGATATACATGCATATTAGCAATAATATTTTTTAGGCGATGAAGCATAAAATGGATTAATATTGTGCTATCTGGCATAATAATTCTTTCAACTGAAGAATGACTAATATCTCGCTCATGCCAAAGAGCGATATTTTCAAGGGCAGCCATAGCATTAGTGCGCACAAGTCTTGCTAGTCCACAGAGATTTTCACATTGAATAGGATTTCTCTTATGAGGCATAGCTGAAGAGCCTTTTTGTCCTTTACCAAATGGTTCTTCTACTTCTAATACCTCTGTTCTTTGTAAATGTCTGATTTCTAGCGCTATCTTTTCAATAGTACCAGCTAAAATAGCAAGAGTTGTAAAATAATGAGCATATCTATCTCTTTGAATAATTTGGTTAGAAATAGGAGCAGGTTTTAATCCTAATTTTTCACATACATATGCTTCTATTTCTGGTTCAAGATAGGCAAAAGTACCTACTGCACCAGAAATTTTTCCATAACTAATATCTTCAAGCGCTTCTTTAAGCCTTTTTTCATTCCGTCTCATTTCTGCATACCAGAGGGCAAGTTTTAATCCAAAGGTGATAGGTTCAGCATGCACTCCATGTGAACGACCAATCATAACAGTATCTTTATAACGCCATGCCTGCTCTTTTAATACTAAAAGGATTTCTTTAATTTTTTCTAAAATAAGTTCTGTGGCTTCTTTTAAAAGAACAGCATTGGTTGTATCTAAAATATCTGAAGAAGTTAAACCTAAATGCAGATAATGTCCTTCTTTCCCGATTTCTTCTTCTAAATTGGTAATAAAAGCAATAACATCATGTTTTACTGTTTCTTCTATTTCAAGTATCCTTTTTACAGAAAATTTTGCTTTTTCTTTTATTTTTTTCAATGCTTCTTGTGGAATTACTCCCTTTTTTGCCCAGGCTTCACAGACAAGGATTTCTATTTCTAGCCATTTTTTAAACTTATTTTCTAATGTCCAAATTTTTCCCATTTCTGGAAGGGTATAACGGGGAATCATGATTTTTCTCCTTTAAAAATAAATTTCAATTTTTTCTCCTATATTTGCCTTAAGGCTTTCTTTAGCATTTCCTAAAGATTGAGCAATTTCTAAATAGTCACTGCTATCCCATAAAGCCAGGATTTCACCAGGTGAAACTGCTAAATAATGGGAGGCTATTTGTTTTAGGGTAATATTTTTAAAATGAATAGAAAATGACTTATTACCAATATATTTATCAAAGATTTTTCTTGAAATATTAGAGATAAGATTTCCAAAGCGGTCAATATAAATAATTTCGCCCTTAAGACAATCAACTTCTTTAATAGGTTTTGGCCAGTCAATACGTACATAATCATTAATTTCTTTACCTAATGTTTCTGGTTTTACACCTAAAGATAAATATGCAGCTATGGGAGCAAATATATCTCGCCCATGAAAAGTAGTGCTTATTTTAGGTAAAAAATAATGTGGATTATTTAAATGATAAACTTTTGTTTTTTCATTTTGATAAACAAGTTCAAGGACTCCATTATCTGGAGCAACAAAGAGATAATCTTCTGTAACTGCTAAAATAGGTCGTCTAGCACTACCTACTCCTGGGTCTACAACTATCACATGAATGGTACTTTTTGGGAAAAATTGATAGACAGTTTTTAACAGAAAAGCAGCTTCTTTAATATCTTGAGGTCTAACTTCATGGGTTATATCTACAATTTTTGCTTCTGGATTAATGTTTAAAATCACACCTTTCATAACACCAATATAAACATCTTTTAAACCAAAGTCTGTTAAAAGTGTAATTACAGACATCTAATCAAAACGACCACTCCTAATAGCTTCAAGTCCATAGGCTGTGATTAATAAAAAGCCAGTAAGAATAAACCACATAACATTACTTTTTCCAAGAAATGGAAAAAAATGCATTAACAGCTTGGCACTAACTAAACTAGCACCAAGCCTGATTAAAAATTTTGTTGCTGGATGCATAATCAAAAGGTTCTATAAGGACTTGGCCCTAATGCTTTTAAGGTTTCAGTCATTTCTTTAACAACACGGGCAAACTTTTCTGCTTCAGAGGCAGAAATCCATTCAAGACGAAAACGCTCTTGTTCTAGGCCAAAGTCCTCAAGCATTACCTTAATAGCCTCTGCCCTATCCTGTGCTCTCTTATTACCTTCCAGGTAATGACACTCACCTAGGTGTCAGCCAGCAATTAGAACACCATCTGCTCCTTTTGTAAGTGCTTCAATAACCAAATTTGGATGAACCATTCCAGAACACATTACACGAATGATACGAATGTTAGGTGGATATTGAATTCTAGAGGTACCAGCAAGATCTGCTGCTGCATATGCACACCAGTTACAAAGAAATCCAATAATAATAGGTTCAAAATCTTCTGCCATATTAACACCTCCCTTAAAAATCTTTTCTGAACTGTCCTTTATGACACAAAACATAACCTTTCGTCAAGAGTTTTCCTCTTGACAATTTATTTTAGTATGTTATATAATTTAACAAATTTAAATCATATAACTTAGTAATGAGATTAGAAAAATTTGTTTATAGGCTTAAAAAAAGACATGGTCAGGAATTTTTAATGGCTATTAAAGATTTAAAATATGATCCTTTTCTTTCAGGGAGCGCCATTGCGGAGAAATTCGGGCTCAGTAGAGAAAGGGTTAGGCAAATTTGTGACATAATATATGGTAAAGGTTTTTTGTCTTATAGGAAACAAGAATTATATTCTAAAAAACAACTTTTTTTGTTATGCCAAAAGTGGAAGGAAAGCAAAGATTTAAAAAAGCAAGTTTATGTTTTTGTTATTGAGAGACTTCAAAAAATGGGGTTAGAACCTGTATTATATGGTAAGGTAAGATTGCGTCTGCTGAAGATTAAAAATAATAAATTAATAAAATTTAAAATTTTAACAAAAGTAACTAGATTAAATGGACATGCTTATTATGTAGTGCATGTAAATGCGCCAAGTGTTAAAAAAGCAGACATATTA of Candidatus Desulfofervidus auxilii contains these proteins:
- a CDS encoding acetyl-CoA carboxylase biotin carboxylase subunit yields the protein MRVLVANRGEIAIRIMKACQALGLEFVAVYTEEDKDSLHVKLAKEKGQIYRIASYNDPNELLEIADYSKCDAIHPGYGFLAENYRFARRVTQRKRPLIFIGPHWEILKELGSKINTKNLAKKLGIPVIPGSDKPIYNEIEAENIGLELFHQQWEEGIKHPAILVKASYGGGGMGIEEVRNLAELRAAYRRIRRYAKRQFGDEGVLLERRFFVFNHIEVQLVCSRHGERVHFGTRNCTIQSINRQKRIEVAPAFNPNYHYEFDPEKVVEKIINYSLKMANYLDYDSVGTWEWIVTPSGEVYLLEVNPRIQVESGVSGLISQIKKQPRGVNLVEEQIRTALGEKLKYKQKHISFHGASIEFRILAEDTKHGFKPWGGTVTRFKLPEHQWLTVYTHVPQDKPYTIPTDYDPNLALVLVWGETIEQAKERGKQVLNEIEIDGKNNYGEKIITNIGFLKDKIEEIQKFNL
- the lpxC gene encoding UDP-3-O-acyl-N-acetylglucosamine deacetylase, yielding MFWAQRTLKDEISCTGIGLHTGQRVNLKIRPAPPDTGIIFRRIDLPGKPEIKAHILNVVNDRLATTLGGNDVTVCTVEHLLAAFLGMGIDNAIVELDAPEVPIMDGSAGPFVYLIKMVGFKYQLVPKKVILVKKTIWLKEGEKWIRLKPSPEGGLIIHFTIDFDHPLLRKQSYTFYFSAKRFEREVCRARTFGFLKDVEKLKAEGLAKGGSLDNAVVIDDFQVINKEGVRYKNEFVRHKILDLLGDLALLGHFPIARIDAYKTGHALNHKMAQKLWNNKKAWEIITLSPQIETVNYQLKKK
- the purB gene encoding adenylosuccinate lyase, whose translation is MIPRYTLPEMGKIWTLENKFKKWLEIEILVCEAWAKKGVIPQEALKKIKEKAKFSVKRILEIEETVKHDVIAFITNLEEEIGKEGHYLHLGLTSSDILDTTNAVLLKEATELILEKIKEILLVLKEQAWRYKDTVMIGRSHGVHAEPITFGLKLALWYAEMRRNEKRLKEALEDISYGKISGAVGTFAYLEPEIEAYVCEKLGLKPAPISNQIIQRDRYAHYFTTLAILAGTIEKIALEIRHLQRTEVLEVEEPFGKGQKGSSAMPHKRNPIQCENLCGLARLVRTNAMAALENIALWHERDISHSSVERIIMPDSTILIHFMLHRLKNIIANMHVYPEKMKQNLEITRGLIFSQGILLALVKKGLSRQKAYEMVQNCAMQVWRGEGNLKEAILSSKEIMNYLTQEEIEEIFDLNRHLRHVNNIFARVFQN
- a CDS encoding SAM-dependent chlorinase/fluorinase, with protein sequence MSVITLLTDFGLKDVYIGVMKGVILNINPEAKIVDITHEVRPQDIKEAAFLLKTVYQFFPKSTIHVIVVDPGVGSARRPILAVTEDYLFVAPDNGVLELVYQNEKTKVYHLNNPHYFLPKISTTFHGRDIFAPIAAYLSLGVKPETLGKEINDYVRIDWPKPIKEVDCLKGEIIYIDRFGNLISNISRKIFDKYIGNKSFSIHFKNITLKQIASHYLAVSPGEILALWDSSDYLEIAQSLGNAKESLKANIGEKIEIYF
- a CDS encoding hydrogenase iron-sulfur subunit encodes the protein MAEDFEPIIIGFLCNWCAYAAADLAGTSRIQYPPNIRIIRVMCSGMVHPNLVIEALTKGADGVLIAGUHLGECHYLEGNKRAQDRAEAIKVMLEDFGLEQERFRLEWISASEAEKFARVVKEMTETLKALGPSPYRTF